Proteins found in one Nitratiruptor sp. SB155-2 genomic segment:
- a CDS encoding response regulator transcription factor, with protein sequence MSNKILLVEDDRLFSETLQEFLEEEGFVVDVARTMQDAIDLHYNNRYDLLLLDVMLPDGDGFTLLKELRSIEDMTPAIFITSKKQKSDIKEGFLLGGDDYLTKPIDLEELLLRIGAILRRINGEKVIQIDGYHFYPEQFLLKKGSEVIELKQKELQLLHLFVKNRKKVVTKEQIFQTLWSHEEIISEGSLRVYISTLKKIFGKDSIQNIRSIGYRFEK encoded by the coding sequence GTGTCCAATAAGATATTGCTGGTAGAGGATGACAGACTTTTTAGCGAAACACTACAGGAGTTTTTGGAAGAGGAGGGGTTTGTTGTCGACGTAGCTCGGACGATGCAAGACGCGATCGATCTCCATTACAACAACAGGTACGATCTGCTTTTGTTGGATGTGATGTTGCCAGATGGAGACGGGTTTACGCTATTAAAAGAGCTGCGTAGTATAGAGGATATGACTCCAGCTATATTTATAACTTCTAAAAAGCAAAAAAGTGATATTAAAGAGGGGTTTTTGTTAGGAGGAGATGATTATCTTACAAAACCCATCGATCTTGAAGAGTTACTTTTACGTATCGGAGCAATTTTAAGAAGAATAAATGGAGAAAAAGTCATCCAGATTGATGGATACCATTTTTATCCCGAACAGTTTTTATTGAAAAAAGGGAGTGAAGTCATTGAGCTGAAGCAAAAAGAGCTGCAGCTTCTGCATCTGTTTGTGAAAAATAGAAAAAAAGTGGTGACCAAAGAGCAGATCTTCCAAACACTTTGGAGCCATGAAGAGATTATCAGTGAAGGATCGTTGCGCGTCTACATATCGACACTGAAAAAGATTTTTGGCAAAGATTCGATACAAAACATCCGTTCTATTGGGTATCGATTTGAAAAGTAG
- a CDS encoding PDC sensor domain-containing protein: protein MVVSEIEEFSEIRTRARAYLCFLLQRYIPNYVPDPSLENIINALKILKKELPLADAFYVLDKTGTQIIDAISNNPEYRRGKGINRSMRAYYYRAVREKRCILTDPYPSLLTHDLTVTASYPIYDDNKQLSFIVCVDVSLKSLLKMFHPASIDSYFGQFSKVIYGFFTFALLVVALLLLAKGMGSIIAESLVFQDVEIKEIFESTILITLSLAIFDLVKTLFEEEVLGHHKKRRTNDIHKTMIRFLGSIVIALSIEALMLVFKFAIIGPEKILYAVYLIGAVTLLLLALSYYLKSTADLKEDE from the coding sequence ATGGTAGTGAGTGAAATCGAAGAGTTTTCCGAGATACGGACCAGAGCCAGGGCTTATCTTTGTTTTTTGTTACAGCGATATATCCCAAACTACGTGCCCGATCCATCGCTTGAGAACATCATCAATGCATTGAAGATTTTGAAAAAAGAGCTTCCTTTGGCAGATGCTTTCTATGTTCTGGATAAGACGGGAACGCAAATTATCGATGCTATTTCAAATAACCCTGAGTATAGGCGAGGAAAAGGGATCAACCGAAGTATGCGCGCTTACTACTATAGAGCAGTTCGAGAGAAACGTTGTATTTTAACTGATCCTTATCCTTCTTTATTGACCCATGACTTGACTGTGACAGCCTCATATCCCATTTATGATGATAATAAACAGTTATCGTTCATTGTCTGTGTTGATGTATCCTTAAAGAGTCTTTTGAAGATGTTCCATCCAGCTTCTATTGACTCCTATTTTGGACAATTTTCAAAAGTAATTTATGGTTTTTTTACTTTTGCTTTGCTCGTCGTTGCTCTGCTTCTTTTGGCAAAGGGGATGGGAAGCATTATTGCCGAAAGTTTGGTGTTTCAGGATGTAGAGATAAAGGAGATTTTTGAATCGACCATTTTGATCACACTTTCTCTTGCTATCTTTGATCTGGTCAAAACCTTGTTTGAAGAGGAAGTTCTGGGTCATCACAAAAAAAGACGTACAAACGATATTCACAAAACGATGATACGTTTTTTGGGATCTATCGTCATAGCCCTTTCTATAGAGGCATTGATGCTTGTTTTCAAATTTGCTATTATCGGGCCGGAAAAAATCTTGTACGCAGTCTATTTGATAGGTGCGGTGACTCTGCTTTTATTGGCACTCTCGTACTATCTCAAATCGACTGCCGATTTGAAAGAGGATGAATGA
- the exbB gene encoding TonB-system energizer ExbB — MNIMQHLKEIIDYGIIGTLAVMSFISVWLTIERWFFYRGVDVNGYENKEALEIDITNNLSTIATIASSAPYIGLLGTVLGIILTFYTMGQSGIVNTKEIMIGLALALKATAMGLVVAIPATMFYNYLVRRVEVLLAKWDIAHED; from the coding sequence ATGAATATTATGCAACATCTAAAAGAGATTATCGATTATGGCATCATAGGGACATTAGCCGTTATGAGTTTTATAAGCGTCTGGCTTACGATCGAGCGATGGTTTTTTTACCGAGGCGTAGATGTGAATGGATATGAGAATAAAGAAGCATTGGAGATCGATATCACCAACAATCTCTCGACGATAGCAACAATAGCTTCTTCCGCTCCGTATATCGGCTTGCTTGGAACGGTACTTGGCATTATCTTAACTTTTTATACCATGGGGCAAAGCGGTATTGTCAATACAAAAGAGATCATGATTGGGTTGGCACTGGCACTCAAAGCGACAGCGATGGGTTTGGTAGTCGCTATACCGGCAACGATGTTTTACAACTATCTCGTGCGAAGAGTGGAAGTGCTTCTTGCAAAATGGGATATCGCCCATGAGGATTAA
- a CDS encoding ArnT family glycosyltransferase — protein sequence MHRNFWILLGFIFLSFYATLGTYPLFNLDEGAFSEATREMLSSGNFITTYLNGELRFDKPILIYWLQAVSASLFGLNEFAMRLPSAIAATIWALLIYRFSKRFFDEQTAFWATLFMVGSLQISIIAKAAIADALLNLFIASSMFCYYLYYSTQEKKYLYATFAFIGLGTLTKGPVAILIPLAVSFLFLIKNVRFWLKSVFNPVGIVIFVLIAVPWYLAEYFDQGEKFIQGFLLKHNLSRFAGKAMEGHAGTLFYYIPVMLVGLLPFTSIFIQSLRYVKNWFDTPLKRYLAIWFIFVFIFFSLSHTKLPHYIIYGYTPLFILMALFFQKMQSNFWLLFPFNLFNLLFFFLPFFQKEILGTIKRGSYEYYIVQGLHFGWEYILFFGSALLVGILLLKAPKEKATIIASFLTLVGVNFFIAKVYADAAERPIKEAALFAKKQGFDVVMDGINTPSFAFYLQKITPKRTPKNGEIVFTKRSHMKAYKNFDILFEKNGVALLRIKERK from the coding sequence ATGCATCGTAATTTTTGGATTCTTCTTGGCTTCATTTTCTTAAGTTTCTATGCAACACTTGGCACTTATCCGCTTTTTAACCTAGATGAAGGGGCTTTTAGCGAAGCGACCAGGGAGATGCTCTCATCGGGAAATTTCATCACGACCTATCTCAATGGGGAGCTCCGATTTGATAAACCGATTTTGATCTACTGGCTGCAGGCTGTAAGTGCTTCGCTGTTTGGTCTCAATGAATTTGCCATGCGCCTGCCAAGTGCCATAGCTGCAACGATATGGGCCCTGCTTATCTATCGATTTTCCAAAAGATTTTTTGATGAGCAAACGGCCTTTTGGGCTACACTTTTTATGGTTGGATCTTTGCAAATCTCCATCATCGCAAAAGCAGCAATTGCCGATGCACTGTTGAACCTGTTCATCGCTTCGAGTATGTTTTGCTACTATCTGTACTACTCTACCCAAGAGAAAAAATATCTCTATGCAACATTTGCTTTTATAGGACTAGGAACACTTACAAAAGGACCTGTTGCTATCTTGATTCCCTTGGCGGTCAGCTTTCTTTTTTTGATCAAAAACGTGCGATTTTGGCTCAAAAGCGTGTTCAATCCAGTGGGAATTGTTATATTTGTGCTGATAGCTGTACCGTGGTATTTGGCAGAGTATTTTGATCAAGGAGAAAAATTTATCCAGGGCTTTCTTCTCAAGCATAACCTCAGCAGATTTGCCGGAAAAGCGATGGAGGGACATGCAGGAACTCTGTTTTACTATATTCCAGTCATGCTTGTAGGGCTTTTGCCCTTCACATCGATTTTCATCCAATCCCTTCGCTACGTAAAGAACTGGTTCGATACACCTCTCAAACGCTATCTTGCCATCTGGTTTATATTTGTTTTTATCTTTTTTTCCTTATCACACACAAAGCTCCCTCACTATATCATCTATGGATATACGCCTCTTTTTATTTTGATGGCTCTTTTTTTTCAAAAAATGCAATCCAACTTTTGGCTCTTGTTTCCATTCAATCTTTTCAATCTCCTCTTTTTTTTTCTGCCATTTTTTCAAAAAGAGATTCTTGGTACGATAAAACGTGGTTCGTATGAATACTACATCGTCCAAGGACTCCATTTTGGATGGGAGTATATCCTCTTTTTTGGATCTGCTTTGTTGGTTGGAATACTTCTTTTGAAAGCACCCAAAGAAAAAGCTACCATCATAGCCTCATTTTTAACCCTGGTGGGAGTCAACTTTTTTATCGCAAAGGTGTATGCCGATGCGGCAGAAAGACCGATCAAAGAGGCCGCTCTTTTTGCCAAAAAGCAGGGTTTCGATGTTGTAATGGATGGTATCAATACTCCCTCTTTTGCTTTTTATCTACAAAAGATTACACCTAAAAGAACTCCCAAAAATGGGGAGATCGTGTTTACAAAACGAAGCCATATGAAAGCATACAAAAATTTCGATATACTTTTTGAAAAAAATGGAGTAGCACTCCTGCGAATCAAGGAGCGAAAATGA
- a CDS encoding phosphatase PAP2 family protein, whose translation MGYSLVALFAALFSYFFFDIQIAQYFHTHSFAFFKIITHLGNAVPYLLFGLGIYLLYRKKDPLFAKKGVFLIFAIILSGIVTTLLKITIGRPRPKIYFHDHLYNPQFFQFKAAYWSMPSGHTTTIFAAMVALGFIYPKFRYFFWIVAILVGLSRVVLTQHFLSDVIVGALIGTLCAIWLHKRMFHAS comes from the coding sequence ATGGGGTATAGTCTTGTAGCGCTTTTTGCAGCGCTTTTTAGCTATTTCTTTTTCGATATCCAGATCGCTCAATATTTTCATACCCACTCCTTTGCCTTTTTCAAAATCATTACCCACCTTGGTAATGCCGTACCCTACCTGCTTTTTGGTTTGGGAATCTATCTTTTGTATCGGAAAAAGGATCCGCTTTTTGCAAAAAAGGGGGTTTTTTTGATCTTTGCCATCATTTTATCTGGAATCGTTACGACACTTTTGAAAATCACGATAGGAAGGCCAAGGCCTAAAATCTATTTTCACGATCATCTGTACAACCCCCAATTTTTTCAATTCAAAGCCGCCTATTGGTCTATGCCATCCGGTCATACTACAACCATTTTCGCTGCAATGGTTGCGTTGGGTTTCATCTATCCAAAATTTCGTTACTTTTTTTGGATTGTTGCAATCTTGGTGGGTTTGAGTCGTGTTGTTCTTACGCAACATTTTCTCAGTGATGTGATCGTCGGTGCGCTTATTGGAACACTGTGTGCCATTTGGCTTCATAAAAGGATGTTTCATGCATCGTAA
- a CDS encoding NAD-dependent epimerase, with product MKILVTGTAGFIGFHLAKRLLGRGDEVVGIDNINDYYDVRVKYGRLKELGFEEEKFAFGKKYVSTKYPKHTFYRIDLADKTALEEVFQKENPQRVCHLAAQAGVRYSLTNPDAYIQSNFVGFANILECCRHHEVEHLAYASSSSVYGLNERMPFSVEDNVDHPISLYAASKKSNELMAHTYSHLFNIPTTGLRFFTVYGPWGRPDMALFLFTKAILEDKPIDVFNYGKMKRDFTYIDDIVEGVVRVIDNPPKSDPCWSARRPNPASSKAPYRVYNIGNGSPVELMDFIKAIEKTLGKEAKKNLLPIQPGDVPATWADTYALEHDLGYKPSTPIEEGVKKFIEWYRNFYGV from the coding sequence ATGAAAATTTTGGTTACGGGAACGGCAGGATTTATAGGCTTCCATCTGGCAAAAAGATTATTAGGACGGGGTGATGAAGTTGTAGGAATCGACAATATCAATGACTACTATGATGTTCGAGTCAAATATGGTAGGCTCAAGGAACTGGGATTTGAAGAAGAAAAGTTTGCGTTTGGCAAAAAATATGTGAGCACCAAGTACCCGAAGCACACCTTCTACCGCATAGACTTGGCTGACAAAACGGCTCTTGAGGAGGTCTTCCAAAAAGAAAATCCTCAAAGGGTCTGTCACTTGGCGGCTCAGGCAGGTGTGCGATATTCACTGACAAATCCAGATGCCTACATCCAGAGTAATTTCGTAGGATTTGCCAATATACTAGAGTGCTGCAGGCATCATGAAGTAGAACATCTAGCATACGCAAGCAGTTCCAGCGTCTACGGACTCAACGAACGAATGCCATTTAGCGTTGAAGACAATGTAGATCATCCTATCAGTTTGTATGCAGCGAGCAAAAAAAGCAACGAACTCATGGCCCATACCTACAGCCATCTTTTCAATATCCCAACGACTGGTCTACGCTTTTTTACCGTGTATGGTCCATGGGGAAGACCGGATATGGCCCTTTTTCTTTTTACGAAAGCGATTTTGGAAGATAAACCGATCGATGTTTTCAACTACGGAAAGATGAAACGAGATTTCACCTATATTGATGATATCGTCGAAGGTGTCGTACGAGTCATCGACAATCCTCCAAAATCTGATCCATGCTGGAGTGCGAGACGTCCCAATCCGGCAAGCTCAAAAGCACCATACAGAGTCTACAATATCGGTAATGGTAGCCCTGTGGAACTCATGGATTTTATCAAGGCTATCGAAAAAACTCTGGGAAAAGAAGCGAAGAAAAATCTGTTGCCGATTCAACCCGGTGATGTGCCAGCCACCTGGGCCGATACATACGCGCTGGAACACGACCTTGGCTATAAGCCCTCTACTCCTATAGAAGAGGGAGTGAAAAAATTTATTGAATGGTATCGAAACTTTTATGGGGTATAG
- a CDS encoding hemerythrin domain-containing protein, whose translation MIKEFMTEDHRACDNLYAPVEEAIGQGDFEKALELFTPFKEAMLKHFAMEEEVLFPKMEEFIGGGEGPTYVMRMEHAQIRSILDQMGEAITAKDKQKALGFGETFMIMTQQHNMKEEQILYTMAENLPLDKEKILHNMQEVKI comes from the coding sequence ATGATAAAAGAGTTTATGACCGAAGATCATAGAGCATGCGACAACCTTTATGCCCCGGTAGAAGAGGCAATTGGCCAAGGGGATTTCGAAAAAGCCTTGGAGCTTTTTACACCATTCAAGGAAGCGATGCTCAAGCACTTCGCAATGGAGGAAGAGGTCCTGTTTCCAAAGATGGAAGAGTTTATCGGAGGTGGCGAAGGCCCAACCTACGTCATGCGTATGGAACATGCCCAGATCAGAAGCATTCTTGATCAAATGGGTGAAGCTATTACTGCGAAAGACAAGCAAAAAGCTCTCGGTTTTGGCGAGACATTCATGATCATGACCCAACAACACAATATGAAAGAGGAGCAGATTCTCTACACAATGGCAGAAAATCTTCCATTAGACAAAGAAAAAATCCTACATAATATGCAGGAGGTGAAAATCTGA
- a CDS encoding DUF2249 domain-containing protein, protein MREILLDTREFEPPAPMQMVLSDLQTVLPGESFLHQIHRLEPHMVFNRIKPMGIEYIVKKRESDYHIYYFYPEDKEKVLELIDV, encoded by the coding sequence ATGCGAGAAATTTTGCTGGATACGAGGGAGTTCGAACCACCCGCACCGATGCAGATGGTTTTAAGTGATCTGCAAACGGTATTGCCTGGGGAAAGCTTTTTACATCAGATCCACAGACTCGAACCTCACATGGTCTTCAATCGCATCAAACCTATGGGAATTGAGTATATTGTCAAAAAAAGAGAGTCAGATTACCACATCTACTATTTTTACCCTGAAGACAAAGAAAAGGTTCTGGAGCTGATCGATGTTTAA
- a CDS encoding sensor histidine kinase, whose product MAKIRYKTSVLLGIDLKSSEFYAFWFLYIVSVVILFVVGYFGLNLFPLPLLIGVILLLALLFGFFLIKYSFIPLQKRNLHLEKMLEETLHELNIPIATIKANCSMLEKSCKEEKAKRQIVRIEKALEQLLELYEEVEYLIKKEILKPKPQVFDAKEVIEERIEFFEDLLRYKQLQIELHPLQISVAKVGFKKMFDNLLSNAIKYSPKGSSIKIVLKDSLLEIEDEGKGIDEKDLIKIFERYYQENDNQEGFGIGLAMVKEFCDENGIGVYIDSKPGRGTKITLDLKKVCQ is encoded by the coding sequence TTGGCAAAGATTCGATACAAAACATCCGTTCTATTGGGTATCGATTTGAAAAGTAGCGAGTTTTACGCCTTTTGGTTTCTTTACATCGTCTCTGTGGTCATTCTTTTTGTTGTAGGATACTTTGGGCTCAACCTTTTTCCATTGCCACTGCTTATTGGCGTTATATTGCTTTTGGCGCTGCTGTTTGGCTTCTTTTTGATCAAATACTCTTTTATTCCTCTCCAAAAAAGAAATCTTCATCTTGAAAAGATGCTCGAAGAGACCCTGCATGAACTCAATATTCCTATAGCGACGATCAAAGCGAACTGTTCCATGCTTGAAAAAAGCTGCAAGGAAGAGAAAGCAAAACGTCAAATAGTACGAATCGAAAAAGCATTGGAGCAGTTGTTGGAGCTGTATGAAGAGGTGGAGTATTTGATCAAAAAAGAGATTTTGAAACCTAAGCCACAGGTTTTTGATGCGAAAGAGGTGATTGAAGAACGGATAGAATTTTTTGAGGATCTTCTTCGTTACAAACAACTCCAAATAGAACTGCATCCGCTGCAAATATCTGTTGCCAAGGTGGGATTTAAGAAGATGTTTGATAATCTTTTATCAAATGCTATAAAATATAGCCCTAAAGGCTCATCGATAAAGATAGTTCTTAAAGATTCTCTATTAGAGATTGAAGATGAGGGAAAAGGAATCGACGAAAAGGATCTTATCAAAATTTTTGAGCGTTACTACCAAGAAAACGACAATCAAGAGGGATTTGGTATCGGTTTGGCCATGGTAAAAGAGTTTTGTGATGAAAATGGTATAGGAGTCTATATCGATTCAAAGCCTGGCAGAGGAACAAAAATAACATTGGATTTAAAAAAGGTTTGCCAATGA
- a CDS encoding 3'-5' exonuclease yields MICVFDCETIPDIELIRKNFEVEGEDFEAIHQALQQYETKAGTTFLPHPYHKVVAISAVFADDFGRFKKVGTFPGKNEKEIIEAFLSYIDSKNPKLVSFNGRNFDIPMLLLRAMKYNLSCPAYFEQDNQMLNKSKWENYRSRYSESFHLDLMDVLSNFGAARGLKLDTLCQMVGIPGKFDVDGSQVLELYYNNDLGKIQEYCESDVINTYLLFLKYELLKGGLNLEEYRDIIYQLQDSFPKEKSYSAIFMNYVKKESHGSE; encoded by the coding sequence ATGATTTGCGTTTTTGATTGTGAAACTATACCAGATATTGAACTGATTCGCAAAAATTTTGAGGTTGAAGGCGAAGACTTTGAGGCGATCCATCAAGCTTTACAGCAGTATGAAACTAAAGCCGGTACCACGTTTTTACCCCATCCCTACCATAAAGTTGTGGCTATCAGCGCAGTGTTTGCAGATGATTTCGGTAGATTTAAAAAGGTGGGGACGTTTCCTGGCAAAAACGAAAAAGAGATCATAGAGGCGTTTTTATCCTATATCGACAGTAAAAATCCAAAACTTGTCTCATTCAATGGAAGAAATTTTGATATACCGATGCTACTACTTCGTGCGATGAAATACAATCTTTCCTGTCCGGCCTATTTTGAACAGGATAATCAAATGCTCAATAAATCGAAATGGGAAAATTACAGGAGCAGGTACTCTGAGAGTTTTCATCTCGATCTCATGGATGTGCTGAGCAATTTTGGTGCTGCTAGGGGATTGAAACTCGATACGTTATGTCAAATGGTAGGAATTCCTGGTAAATTCGATGTAGATGGTTCACAGGTTCTTGAACTGTATTATAATAACGATCTAGGTAAAATCCAAGAGTATTGCGAGAGTGATGTTATCAACACCTATCTTCTTTTTTTGAAATATGAGCTTCTAAAGGGAGGACTCAATTTAGAAGAGTATCGAGATATCATATATCAGTTGCAAGATTCTTTTCCAAAAGAGAAGAGCTATAGCGCAATATTTATGAACTATGTAAAAAAGGAAAGTCATGGTAGTGAGTGA
- a CDS encoding energy transducer TonB, whose translation MKRSFFVTLLLYLFLFSFLYAFFDTFLEVPKNKIVSVTKLQIIHPPKPAPKCQCAMMKAKLQKQIEKKKQPKKRVEKKEQPKKRIIKKKRKKKPIRRIVKKPVKKRKVKKRASVTKKRRVKKKQPTKTVLERKQPNSEVVQQKSLKEKVVEKPKITRQVKKGTEKETPTKPSYHQRYIDQYLSKIRQIILEYRYYPRIARRTRKEGLVKVSLKLLPDGSVKELHIIQSSGHSILDRAALQTVQKASSHFPKPAQAVELTIPLEYRLH comes from the coding sequence ATGAAACGCTCTTTTTTTGTTACACTTCTTTTGTATCTTTTTCTCTTCTCCTTTCTATACGCTTTTTTTGATACATTCCTGGAAGTCCCTAAAAACAAGATAGTCAGTGTTACGAAATTGCAGATCATCCATCCTCCAAAGCCTGCACCGAAATGTCAATGCGCTATGATGAAAGCAAAACTGCAAAAACAGATAGAAAAAAAGAAGCAGCCAAAGAAGAGAGTGGAGAAAAAAGAGCAGCCAAAAAAAAGAATCATAAAGAAAAAAAGAAAGAAAAAGCCGATTCGTAGAATTGTTAAAAAGCCGGTAAAAAAGAGAAAGGTGAAAAAAAGAGCCTCTGTCACCAAAAAAAGACGAGTGAAAAAGAAGCAGCCAACTAAAACAGTCTTGGAAAGGAAACAGCCAAATAGTGAAGTTGTGCAACAAAAGAGTTTAAAAGAAAAAGTGGTGGAAAAACCAAAAATAACCCGGCAGGTAAAAAAAGGAACAGAAAAAGAGACCCCTACGAAACCGTCATATCATCAACGCTATATTGATCAATATTTGAGCAAAATTCGTCAAATTATCTTGGAGTACCGCTACTATCCAAGAATCGCACGGAGAACCAGAAAAGAGGGGTTGGTAAAAGTCTCATTGAAGCTTTTGCCTGATGGTTCGGTCAAGGAGCTACACATCATCCAGTCAAGTGGTCATTCCATTTTGGATCGCGCGGCGCTGCAAACAGTTCAAAAAGCATCTTCCCATTTTCCGAAACCTGCACAGGCGGTAGAGCTGACTATCCCTTTGGAGTACCGCCTGCATTGA
- a CDS encoding ExbD/TolR family protein encodes MRIKRFDQINVIPFIDIMLVLLVIVLTTATFIAKGVIPLDLPKAGSAKELPVKKIDISITKDGSIFLGKEKVDKDTLVQKLKTYNTKSSILIRSDKNAKFERFIEVLDLLKSNGYNNIAVETVK; translated from the coding sequence ATGAGGATTAAACGCTTTGATCAAATCAACGTTATCCCTTTTATCGACATCATGCTCGTACTTTTGGTGATTGTTTTGACAACGGCTACTTTCATCGCAAAAGGCGTTATCCCCCTTGATTTACCTAAAGCTGGTAGTGCCAAAGAGCTTCCTGTTAAAAAAATCGATATCTCCATTACCAAGGATGGATCGATCTTTTTGGGTAAAGAGAAAGTAGATAAAGATACGCTTGTACAAAAACTGAAAACATACAATACCAAAAGTTCCATTCTCATTCGAAGCGATAAGAACGCGAAGTTCGAAAGGTTTATTGAAGTACTGGATCTTTTAAAAAGTAACGGATATAATAACATCGCTGTTGAAACAGTCAAATGA
- a CDS encoding phosphoethanolamine transferase has protein sequence MKKIAKHILYSFYLSLIFLLPDLLFALFHPNYYTFQLPSFIKEYSALFLISFLILLIKNYWIRVGFALFIAILSFVQLMHFSYFHSYILPYEVGLANQIPEMFDTLDIVMPYVKLPLIIFFSQAVLLFYFLKKLHTISMKYAPVVLALLLAIGPISALKRKKVYNYMPKTTSLSFKNSFTAISWHIAKNLLQHNNTQHKTFKPYIVKKVSRPLAENIIVVMGESLTKDKMSLFGYPKETTPYLDKLKNSPRFLYTWGHSAGVTTDVSVPTFFSLKREPQNIQPLITNSANLLKLAKDQNYSTFFITMQSLYVIGGVLSDFSDTTKVLQGYDEKLAQYLDTIKKKEKNFIVLHQRNSHSAYEHYTPPAFYHYPFKGLPFHEYMLGSYLNSIRYTDFILHSIFEKADAMPGCTLVFFTSDHGEMMGEKSEHGRYGHVYLGFEDTKVPMIIYASKGCNVEQFHHEFNLSHIISHYQFGKMIAKALGYEIINPNEDGTYYVNGIDISGNAGFISYKKRHP, from the coding sequence ATGAAAAAAATAGCAAAGCATATTCTATACAGTTTTTATCTCTCACTTATTTTTTTGTTACCGGATCTGTTGTTTGCTCTGTTTCACCCAAACTACTATACGTTTCAGCTCCCCTCATTCATCAAAGAGTATAGTGCCCTATTTTTGATATCATTCTTAATACTGCTTATAAAAAATTACTGGATAAGAGTCGGTTTTGCTCTTTTTATAGCGATTCTCAGTTTCGTACAACTGATGCATTTCAGCTACTTTCACTCCTACATTTTGCCTTATGAAGTGGGTCTGGCCAATCAGATTCCAGAGATGTTCGATACACTCGACATCGTGATGCCATATGTAAAACTGCCTCTCATTATCTTTTTTTCTCAAGCGGTTCTCCTGTTTTATTTTCTAAAAAAACTGCATACCATATCTATGAAATATGCACCTGTTGTACTTGCATTGCTCTTGGCTATTGGTCCAATCTCCGCATTGAAACGAAAAAAAGTATACAACTATATGCCCAAAACCACCTCATTATCTTTTAAAAACAGTTTCACTGCCATATCATGGCATATAGCGAAAAACTTGCTTCAACATAACAATACCCAGCATAAAACATTCAAACCATATATTGTCAAAAAAGTGAGCAGACCTCTTGCAGAAAATATCATCGTCGTTATGGGAGAGAGTCTCACCAAAGACAAAATGAGCCTTTTTGGTTATCCAAAAGAGACAACACCCTATCTGGACAAACTCAAAAACAGTCCAAGATTTCTTTACACCTGGGGGCATTCCGCCGGGGTGACGACAGATGTATCTGTTCCAACATTTTTCTCTTTAAAACGAGAACCGCAAAACATTCAACCTTTGATTACGAACAGTGCAAATCTTTTAAAACTTGCAAAAGACCAAAACTACTCTACCTTCTTTATAACAATGCAGTCTTTATATGTTATTGGAGGCGTCCTGTCCGATTTTAGTGACACAACAAAAGTACTGCAAGGATACGATGAAAAACTTGCCCAGTATTTGGATACTATAAAGAAGAAGGAAAAAAACTTTATCGTTTTACACCAAAGAAACTCCCATTCGGCATATGAACACTATACGCCACCCGCTTTTTACCATTATCCTTTTAAGGGTCTCCCTTTTCATGAGTATATGCTTGGCAGCTATCTCAATTCTATCCGCTATACCGATTTTATATTGCACTCCATTTTTGAAAAAGCTGATGCTATGCCAGGATGTACGCTCGTCTTTTTCACATCAGATCATGGCGAAATGATGGGAGAAAAGAGTGAGCATGGGCGCTACGGGCATGTCTATTTGGGTTTTGAAGATACGAAGGTACCGATGATCATCTATGCAAGCAAAGGGTGTAATGTGGAACAGTTTCATCATGAATTCAATCTGTCACATATTATTTCGCACTATCAATTTGGTAAAATGATTGCAAAAGCTTTGGGATATGAGATCATCAATCCCAATGAAGATGGTACCTACTATGTAAATGGTATCGATATAAGCGGAAATGCAGGCTTTATCTCATACAAAAAGAGGCATCCATGA